The Microbacterium sp. Nx66 genome contains a region encoding:
- the purH gene encoding bifunctional phosphoribosylaminoimidazolecarboxamide formyltransferase/IMP cyclohydrolase yields the protein MAGPRHDPTLYRDRDTVPIRRALVSVSDKTDLLVLAAALAEAGVEIVSTGSTASTIRDAGFEVTDVAAVTGVAEMLDGRVKTLHPKVHGGLLADLRLEDHERQLADLDIAPFELVVVNLYPFVETVASGAEGDDVVEQIDIGGPAMVRAAAKNHANVAIVVSPQSYPAIVAAVEQGGTSLAQRRELAARAFAHTAAYDTAVAQWFAEGTLNEPGDLPAHLTIQAERLATLRYGENSHQRGAIYTRAGGHGIAQATQLKGKEMSYNNYVDADAALRAAYDMVKPAVAIIKHANPCGIATTAPNALDPIASAHLRAHECDPVSAYGGVIAANGTVTLKMAENLKDIFTEVIVAPSFEPAALEVFKAKKNLRLLQLPEDWQQERMDVRLVSGGLLLQDADRFPDDIVSVAKNWELVSGERPSDEEMENLIFAWKACRAVKSNAIVLAKDNATVGVGMGQVNRVDSCRLAVERAGDRAAGSVASSDAFFPFADGAQVLIDAGVTAIVQPGGSVRDEEVVDAARKAGVTMFFTGERHFFH from the coding sequence ATGGCCGGCCCCCGCCACGACCCCACGCTCTACCGCGATCGCGACACGGTGCCGATCCGGCGCGCCCTCGTCTCGGTCAGCGACAAGACCGACCTGCTCGTGCTCGCCGCCGCGCTCGCGGAGGCGGGCGTCGAGATCGTCTCGACGGGCTCCACGGCGTCCACCATCCGCGACGCCGGCTTCGAGGTGACGGACGTGGCCGCGGTCACGGGTGTCGCCGAGATGCTCGACGGCCGCGTCAAGACCCTGCACCCGAAGGTGCACGGCGGCCTGCTCGCCGACCTGCGCCTGGAGGACCACGAGCGTCAGCTCGCCGACCTCGACATCGCGCCGTTCGAGCTCGTCGTGGTCAACCTCTATCCGTTCGTGGAGACCGTGGCCTCCGGTGCCGAGGGCGACGACGTGGTGGAGCAGATCGACATCGGCGGCCCCGCCATGGTGCGCGCGGCCGCGAAGAACCACGCCAACGTCGCGATCGTCGTGTCGCCGCAGTCCTACCCCGCGATCGTCGCGGCCGTGGAGCAGGGGGGCACCTCGCTCGCCCAGCGCCGGGAGCTCGCGGCGCGGGCCTTCGCGCACACCGCGGCCTACGACACGGCGGTCGCGCAGTGGTTCGCCGAGGGGACCCTCAACGAGCCGGGCGACCTTCCGGCGCATCTGACGATCCAGGCCGAGCGGCTCGCGACGCTCCGCTACGGCGAGAACTCCCACCAGCGCGGCGCCATCTACACCCGCGCCGGGGGCCACGGCATCGCCCAGGCCACGCAGCTGAAGGGCAAGGAGATGTCGTACAACAACTACGTCGACGCCGACGCCGCCCTGCGCGCCGCCTACGACATGGTCAAGCCCGCCGTCGCCATCATCAAGCACGCGAACCCCTGCGGGATCGCCACCACCGCCCCGAACGCCCTCGACCCGATCGCCAGCGCGCACCTCCGTGCGCACGAGTGCGACCCCGTGTCGGCGTACGGCGGCGTGATCGCCGCGAACGGCACCGTGACGCTGAAGATGGCCGAGAACCTGAAGGACATCTTCACCGAGGTCATCGTGGCGCCGTCGTTCGAGCCCGCGGCCCTCGAGGTCTTCAAGGCGAAGAAGAACCTGCGCCTGCTGCAGCTCCCCGAGGACTGGCAGCAGGAGCGCATGGACGTGCGGCTCGTGTCCGGCGGTCTCCTGCTCCAGGACGCGGACCGCTTCCCGGACGACATCGTCTCGGTCGCGAAGAACTGGGAGCTCGTGTCGGGTGAGCGTCCGAGTGACGAGGAGATGGAGAACCTGATCTTCGCGTGGAAGGCCTGCCGGGCGGTGAAGTCGAACGCGATCGTCCTGGCGAAGGACAATGCGACGGTCGGCGTCGGCATGGGCCAGGTCAACCGGGTCGACTCGTGCCGCCTCGCGGTGGAGCGGGCAGGGGATCGTGCCGCCGGATCGGTCGCGTCGTCCGATGCGTTCTTCCCCTTCGCGGACGGTGCCCAGGTGCTCATCGACGCGGGTGTCACGGCGATCGTGCAGCCCGGTGGGTCCGTTCGTGACGAGGAGGTCGTGGATGCCGCGCGCAAGGCCGGCGTCACGATGTTCTTCACGGGGGAGCGTCACTTCTTCCACTGA
- a CDS encoding DNA-3-methyladenine glycosylase 2 family protein, which yields MSLPVTAFDERYRAISARDTRFDGQFVTAVRSTGIYCRPSCPARTPKPQNVTFYPTSAAAHEAGYRACKRCLPEAAPGSPAWDVRGDTAARAMRLIASGVVEREGVPGLAARLGYSSRHLTRLLTTQLGAGPLALARAHRAHTARMLLVGTDMPIADVAFAAGFHSIRQCNDTIREVFGLTPGELRARRRTPSASVPGTIDLVLPYRGPLDAAGVFAWMAARAVTGVEEATATAFSRHLRMPGGPAWFEVRQEETERLHLRARVAQLGDLAPLVATARRIFDLDADPLAIDEALAAHPPLAPLIARTPGIRVPGAADPHEMLIRAMIGQQITVVAARTALTALTDALGERTPEGLLFPTMSAIAAHGAEVLRGPAARIRAVTGAAAALADGSLTLTVGDDGPTQRAALLAMPGIGPWTADYVRMRVLGDPDVLLPGDVALRAGAAAAGLPAEPKTLTAWAERTAPWRSYLSAHLWRAAPIRPAGPRSKTATRPARGHESDTEETS from the coding sequence ATGAGCCTCCCCGTGACCGCGTTCGACGAGCGTTACCGAGCCATCAGCGCCCGGGACACCCGCTTCGACGGCCAGTTCGTCACCGCCGTGCGCTCGACCGGGATCTACTGCCGTCCGAGCTGCCCCGCCCGCACCCCCAAGCCGCAGAACGTGACCTTCTATCCGACCAGTGCCGCGGCGCACGAGGCGGGCTACCGCGCATGCAAACGCTGCCTGCCGGAGGCCGCCCCCGGGTCGCCCGCGTGGGACGTCCGCGGAGACACCGCCGCTCGCGCCATGCGGCTGATCGCGTCCGGCGTGGTCGAGCGCGAGGGCGTGCCAGGGCTCGCCGCGCGCCTCGGCTACTCGAGCCGTCACCTCACGCGGCTGCTGACGACCCAGCTCGGCGCCGGACCTCTGGCACTGGCGAGAGCGCATCGCGCCCACACCGCCCGCATGCTGCTCGTGGGGACGGACATGCCCATCGCCGACGTCGCCTTCGCCGCCGGCTTCCACAGCATCCGCCAGTGCAACGACACGATCCGCGAGGTGTTCGGCCTCACGCCCGGAGAGCTGCGCGCCCGCCGCCGCACGCCGTCCGCGTCCGTGCCGGGAACGATCGACCTGGTCCTGCCGTACCGGGGTCCCCTGGATGCGGCCGGCGTCTTCGCGTGGATGGCGGCGCGGGCGGTGACCGGGGTCGAGGAGGCCACGGCCACGGCGTTCTCCCGACACCTCCGGATGCCCGGAGGCCCTGCGTGGTTCGAGGTGCGTCAGGAGGAGACGGAGCGGCTGCACCTCCGGGCTCGGGTCGCGCAGCTCGGCGACCTCGCGCCGCTGGTGGCGACCGCGCGTCGGATCTTCGACCTCGACGCCGACCCCCTGGCGATCGACGAGGCCCTGGCGGCGCACCCGCCTCTCGCTCCCCTCATCGCGCGCACCCCCGGTATCCGCGTGCCCGGAGCGGCCGATCCGCACGAGATGCTCATCCGCGCGATGATCGGGCAGCAGATCACGGTCGTCGCCGCCCGCACCGCGCTCACCGCCCTCACCGACGCGCTGGGGGAGCGGACCCCCGAGGGGCTGCTGTTCCCGACGATGTCGGCCATCGCGGCCCACGGCGCCGAGGTGCTGCGGGGGCCCGCCGCCCGCATCCGCGCCGTCACCGGAGCCGCCGCCGCCCTCGCGGACGGGAGCCTGACCCTCACGGTCGGCGACGACGGCCCCACGCAGCGCGCGGCCCTGCTGGCGATGCCCGGCATCGGTCCCTGGACCGCCGACTACGTGCGGATGCGGGTGCTCGGCGATCCGGACGTGCTGCTGCCCGGTGACGTCGCCCTCCGCGCCGGTGCCGCGGCTGCCGGTCTCCCGGCCGAACCGAAGACCCTCACCGCCTGGGCGGAGCGCACCGCGCCGTGGCGGAGCTACCTCAGCGCGCACCTGTGGCGTGCCGCCCCGATCCGTCCCGCCGGACCGCGGAGCAAGACCGCCACCCGGCCCGCCCGCGGCCACGAATCCGACACCGAGGAGACCTCATGA
- a CDS encoding methylated-DNA--[protein]-cysteine S-methyltransferase, with the protein MTALIQTLDTADGPFTILADERQRVLVSGWTDDVEAILGRLPSRSRPDAVREAETDAAGAVRAYYAGDVTAIDAVPVAQTGTALQLAGWAALRGIAPGEPLTYTGFAARLGNPRAVRAAASICARNAPALFVPCHRVLRTDGSLGGFAWGLPVKERLLARERAAR; encoded by the coding sequence ATGACCGCACTCATCCAGACCCTCGACACCGCCGACGGTCCTTTCACGATCCTCGCCGACGAGCGCCAGCGGGTGCTCGTGTCCGGGTGGACCGACGACGTCGAGGCGATCCTCGGACGCCTGCCGTCCCGAAGCCGTCCCGACGCCGTGCGGGAGGCCGAGACGGACGCGGCGGGCGCCGTCCGCGCGTACTATGCCGGCGACGTCACGGCGATCGACGCGGTCCCGGTCGCGCAGACCGGCACCGCCCTGCAGCTCGCCGGATGGGCGGCGCTCCGCGGCATCGCCCCGGGGGAACCGCTGACGTACACGGGCTTCGCGGCCCGGCTCGGCAATCCGCGTGCGGTGCGGGCCGCCGCGTCGATCTGCGCCCGCAACGCCCCGGCCCTGTTCGTGCCCTGTCACCGGGTGCTCCGCACGGACGGCTCTCTCGGCGGCTTCGCCTGGGGCCTGCCCGTGAAGGAGAGGCTCCTGGCGCGCGAACGCGCCGCCCGCTGA
- a CDS encoding ABC transporter ATP-binding protein, with amino-acid sequence MSSTSSAQKPSPSSSLSTPAALWRLKPFVKPVIWRLAGGAASALAAALIALMIPIVLEQIIGGPVQSGALDAIVWGALAVFALGLGEALMVWLRRQFVLFPATQVEYRMRTELYSRLQTLPVAFHDRWQSGQLLSRMMQDIGLIRRWLAFGLVLLVVNVLTILIGSVLLFRWHWLLGTIFLVTAIPLWIRGYLFEKRYGALTRRSQDQAGDLATSVEESVHGIRVLKAFGRGTHALRRFSRQAETLRETEMSKARAIASIWFWLDLMPQIAFGLSLMSGIWLISQDAITSAELFAFFAMAVVLRWPIESIGFLFSFMLDARTATDRVFDIFSETNTITDPANPVHIENPRGELAFENAHFRYQDAAPDERDLLDGIDLVLRPGETMALVGLTGSGKTTLTTLPTRLYDVTGGRVTLDGVDVRDLTLAELREHIAMAFEDATLFSASVRENVLLGRADLDVHSPEAERVLREALDVAQAAFVDTLPEGVETVIGEEGLSLSGGQRQRLALARAVAATPRVLVLDDPLSALDVDTEALVEEALRHVLADTTAMIVAHRPSTVALADRVALLEDGRITAVGTHTELLKTSRHYRHVISSLEAEEAARTGAIPIIRDEQSEIHDTVQDGIRQEADDEAPGSASRFAGEEVQR; translated from the coding sequence ATGTCTTCCACGTCTTCCGCGCAGAAACCGTCCCCCTCGTCCTCCCTCTCCACGCCCGCCGCGCTGTGGCGGCTCAAGCCTTTCGTGAAGCCGGTCATCTGGCGTCTCGCCGGCGGTGCCGCCAGCGCGCTCGCGGCCGCGCTCATCGCGCTGATGATCCCCATCGTGCTCGAACAGATCATCGGCGGGCCGGTGCAGTCCGGAGCGCTCGACGCGATCGTCTGGGGCGCGCTCGCCGTGTTCGCCCTCGGCCTCGGCGAGGCGCTCATGGTCTGGCTCCGCCGGCAGTTCGTGCTGTTCCCGGCCACGCAGGTCGAGTACCGCATGCGCACCGAGCTCTACTCGCGACTGCAGACCCTCCCGGTCGCCTTCCACGACAGGTGGCAGTCCGGCCAGCTGCTCAGCCGCATGATGCAGGACATCGGCCTCATCCGCCGGTGGCTCGCCTTCGGCCTCGTGCTTCTCGTCGTGAACGTGCTGACGATCCTCATCGGCTCCGTCCTGCTGTTCCGCTGGCACTGGCTGCTGGGCACGATCTTCCTGGTGACGGCGATCCCGCTGTGGATCCGCGGCTACCTGTTCGAGAAGCGCTACGGCGCCCTCACGCGGCGCAGCCAGGACCAGGCCGGCGACCTCGCCACGAGCGTCGAGGAGAGCGTGCACGGCATCCGGGTGCTCAAGGCGTTCGGACGGGGCACGCACGCCCTCCGCCGCTTCAGCCGTCAGGCCGAGACGCTGCGCGAGACCGAGATGAGCAAGGCCCGAGCCATCGCCTCGATCTGGTTCTGGCTCGACCTCATGCCGCAGATCGCCTTCGGCCTGAGCCTGATGTCCGGCATCTGGCTCATCTCGCAGGACGCGATCACCTCGGCGGAGCTCTTCGCCTTCTTCGCGATGGCCGTCGTGCTGCGCTGGCCGATCGAGTCGATCGGCTTCCTCTTCTCGTTCATGCTGGACGCGCGCACGGCGACGGACCGCGTGTTCGACATCTTCTCGGAGACGAACACCATCACCGACCCCGCGAACCCCGTGCACATCGAGAACCCGCGCGGCGAGCTCGCATTCGAGAACGCGCACTTCCGCTACCAGGACGCGGCCCCCGACGAGCGGGACCTGCTCGACGGCATCGACCTCGTCCTCCGACCGGGTGAGACCATGGCGCTGGTCGGGCTCACCGGCAGCGGCAAGACCACCTTGACGACCCTGCCGACGCGGCTCTACGACGTGACGGGAGGGCGGGTCACGCTTGACGGCGTCGACGTGCGCGACCTCACCCTCGCCGAGCTGCGCGAGCACATCGCGATGGCGTTCGAGGACGCGACGCTCTTCTCCGCCTCGGTCCGCGAGAACGTCCTGCTCGGGCGCGCCGACCTCGACGTGCACAGCCCCGAAGCCGAGCGCGTCCTGCGCGAGGCGCTCGACGTCGCGCAGGCCGCCTTCGTCGACACGCTCCCCGAGGGCGTCGAGACGGTCATCGGCGAAGAGGGACTGAGCCTGTCCGGCGGACAGCGCCAGCGGCTCGCCCTCGCCCGAGCGGTGGCCGCCACGCCGCGGGTGCTCGTCCTGGACGACCCGCTGTCGGCGCTGGACGTCGACACCGAGGCCCTCGTCGAGGAGGCGCTGCGGCACGTGCTCGCCGACACCACGGCGATGATCGTCGCACACCGTCCGTCCACCGTGGCCCTCGCCGATCGCGTGGCGCTGCTGGAGGACGGCCGGATCACCGCGGTCGGCACGCACACCGAGCTGCTGAAGACGAGCCGGCACTACCGGCATGTCATCTCCAGCTTGGAGGCCGAGGAGGCGGCTCGCACCGGCGCTATCCCGATCATCCGCGACGAGCAGTCGGAGATCCACGACACCGTGCAGGACGGCATCCGCCAGGAGGCCGACGATGAGGCGCCGGGAAGCGCCTCCCGATTCGCAGGAGAGGAGGTGCAGCGATGA